A part of Saccharomonospora amisosensis genomic DNA contains:
- a CDS encoding iron-containing alcohol dehydrogenase, whose product MVRLTDLPRSPGAATGLALAARPAPARTQGPRRELVAPDDELLGPQEPTPTSGARACDLAKFHIPEVVFGAGALAELGHAARRVGARRPFLVTDPGIIEAGWVAEAQGHLRLAGLAPVTWHGVTPNPKDHEVTDAYQHYIDSGADVIVAVGGGSCIDAAKGVAILAGNGGTILGYAGVDRVVQPIPPLVMAPSTSGTGADVSQFAVITDTTEHTKITIISRALVPDISIIDPRLLITMPDELNAATGLDALTHAIESFTSRAHNPLTDQHALHSARLITGHLLETMLRPRAAAPRTAMAQAALQAGMAFTNAILGITHPAMSHQVGGLLDIPHGVLNGVLLPHAIRFNAAVEPQRYVPLAAAIGIDTANGRPGAEVADELAAHVRQLADTVGVPRGLSKLGVSETDIPTLARNTLKDACLATNPREADVVEIEALLRRAM is encoded by the coding sequence GTGGTACGACTGACCGACCTTCCACGGTCACCGGGAGCCGCGACCGGATTAGCGCTCGCCGCGAGACCGGCGCCTGCCCGAACGCAGGGGCCGAGGCGGGAACTGGTCGCACCCGACGACGAACTGCTCGGGCCGCAGGAGCCGACCCCCACCAGCGGAGCACGGGCCTGCGACCTCGCCAAGTTCCACATCCCCGAGGTGGTGTTCGGCGCGGGCGCGCTGGCCGAACTCGGGCACGCGGCGCGGCGGGTCGGTGCGCGACGGCCGTTCCTGGTCACCGACCCCGGCATCATCGAGGCAGGCTGGGTGGCGGAGGCACAGGGCCACCTGCGCCTGGCCGGGCTGGCACCGGTGACCTGGCACGGCGTCACCCCCAACCCCAAGGACCACGAGGTCACCGACGCCTACCAGCACTACATCGACAGCGGCGCGGACGTGATCGTCGCGGTCGGTGGAGGGTCGTGCATCGACGCCGCGAAGGGGGTGGCCATCCTGGCGGGCAACGGCGGCACGATCCTCGGCTACGCGGGCGTCGACAGGGTCGTGCAGCCGATCCCTCCGCTGGTCATGGCGCCGTCGACATCGGGAACGGGCGCGGACGTGTCGCAGTTCGCCGTGATCACCGATACCACCGAACACACCAAGATCACGATCATCAGCAGGGCGCTGGTGCCCGACATCTCGATCATCGACCCGCGACTGCTGATCACGATGCCGGACGAGCTGAACGCCGCGACCGGGCTGGACGCGCTGACCCACGCGATCGAGTCCTTCACCTCGCGGGCACACAACCCGCTGACCGACCAGCACGCGCTGCACTCGGCCCGCCTCATCACGGGACACCTGCTGGAGACCATGCTACGGCCGAGAGCGGCCGCGCCACGCACGGCGATGGCGCAGGCGGCGCTGCAGGCCGGGATGGCCTTCACCAACGCGATCCTCGGCATCACCCACCCCGCCATGAGCCACCAGGTCGGCGGGCTGCTCGACATCCCGCACGGCGTACTCAACGGGGTCCTGTTGCCGCACGCCATCCGGTTCAACGCGGCGGTGGAGCCGCAGCGGTACGTGCCACTCGCCGCGGCGATCGGGATCGACACCGCCAACGGCAGGCCCGGCGCCGAGGTCGCCGACGAGTTGGCCGCTCACGTCCGGCAACTCGCCGACACCGTCGGGGTACCGCGTGGGCTGTCGAAGCTCGGCGTGAGCGAGACCGACATTCCAACACTGGCGCGTAACACGCTCAAGGACGCGTGTCTGGCGACCAACCCGCGGGAGGCCGACGTCGTCGAGATCGAGGCGTTGTTGCGGCGGGCGATGTAG